Below is a window of Calditrichota bacterium DNA.
CCCTGCATCGGCGAGGATTCATCCTACAGCAGTCGTCTCGGGGCTCGCCCGAATCGGCGAGTATGTCGAGATCGGCCCGTTTGCGGTTATCGAAGACGATGTCGAGATTGGTGACCATAGCCGGATAGCGTCGGGAGTTCTATTGGCAAGCGGTGCGCGCATCGGCCGGGAGTGCCGAGTTTCCAAAGGTGCCGTCATCGGCACCGAGCCGCAGGACCTGAAGTTTGGCGGTGAACAATCCGAAGCCCGCATAGGCGACCGAACGGTGATCCGCGAGTTTGCTACCGTTAACCGTGGGACCGCCCACGGCCATAAACTGACTTCGGTCGGCAGCGACTGTATGCTGATGGCTTACTCCCATATTGCGCACGACTGCGCGGTCGGCGATCACGTGATCCTTGCCAACGCCGTCAATCTCGCGGGGCACGTAACGATCGGGGAGTGGGCTTCGATAGGCGGTGTCGTGGCGGTGCATCAGTTTTGCCGGATCGGGCGCCACGCCTTCATAGGCGGCTTCTCGCGAGTAGCGCAGGATGTGCC
It encodes the following:
- the lpxA gene encoding acyl-ACP--UDP-N-acetylglucosamine O-acyltransferase, translated to MSHPASARIHPTAVVSGLARIGEYVEIGPFAVIEDDVEIGDHSRIASGVLLASGARIGRECRVSKGAVIGTEPQDLKFGGEQSEARIGDRTVIREFATVNRGTAHGHKLTSVGSDCMLMAYSHIAHDCAVGDHVILANAVNLAGHVTIGEWASIGGVVAVHQFCRIGRHAFIGGFSRVAQDVPPYILTTGDPLAYYGPNKIGLKRRGFSDDQILAIKRTYTRIYRSGKGLREAIESIGSDFPESREALEIADFCTGSKRGIIGLKSRAS